The genomic DNA GCTTGGGAATCGCGTTGAGGTGCTCAAAGACAAACTGGGTCAGCCGAGTGACGTACCTTGACGTGGTCCCAGTTCTGCATCAGCATCACATCCATCTGGTCCACGAGGAGCATTTCGATCGACGAGAGGTagtccgcgtcgctgcgtcagccacAGTACGTACCGCTCTTTTTCGATAAGGAGACGCAAACCCAGCGGGCTCGCGACAATCACGTCGCTCTCAAAAAACGCGCTGTAGAGCTTGAGTGTCTTGCGCGTCAGCTTCACGCCGAGCTTGAAGTTATCGTCAATGTTTCCGCGGAACGTCTTGCGGTGGTCGGCGGGGTAGCGGtccgccgtgcgctcgtcTGCGAGCTTGTCAACGACATTCGGGGGGAGCGAAAACTCGGACTGGAAGCGCGACTTTTGCTCGATCTGCTCGCACGCCGACAGCTGGATCATGCGCTCGACCCACTCCTTGGCCGTGTTGCGGAACGGCGTAAGGAGCAGGACCTTGGGGCGCGTAAAGCCCTGGtcacgcagctcgggcagctcgtcgtcgtcctcgttcGCCTtagccgccgccgcggccttggccaggcgctcgttgTCTTTGAgcacgcgctggcgcgtgcgcgcaacGTGGCTCATGGCATGCATCGCGAGCACAGTACGCAGGTCGTCGTGCGTGTCCAgtgcgacgtgcgcgtccCACAGATCGACATaggtgccgagcagcttgaCGAGGTCCGTGTGCTTCGGTGCGACCTTGGCATATTTTTCCTTGTACGCCTTCCAGATACGCGCATGGGGCTGCGTTAGTCGAGGTACGTACGTGTcccaccgcgtcgctcttcttttgcgcacgcacgatcgtcgcgccgccgagcacgtcgatcggctcgggcgcactccagcgcaggtcgcgcgtATCGACGCCGTCCAAGTCGCGGCTTTCCGGACCAAAGTGCGTGTGGAACGCGTCCTTGTCCGCGCTTgtctcctcgtcgtccgacgccgcgtcctggacgtcctcggcggcaggcgtctcggcggccgGTGCTTCGTCCTtggccaccgccgcgcggggcTGCGCGGGAGCGCTCGAAAGACGCACACGCTTCGCGCTCCCGGTAGCCGTCTTATCAGCCTCgcgcggatgcgctgcggATACATTCAGCAGCGTCAGCAGGCGCACATGCGCCGTATTGTCCCCCATCCCGTTGCTTCTCACAAAGATTTTTGCCCTCCACACGTGATAAAATTCTTGCCACAGACGATGCCGCTCCCAGTGTCCAAGAACCGGGTGGGCCTCGGCCATGCGATCTTTAACCGCCGCGCGAAGGAGGCGAAGCAGCGCAACTCTTCCGAGTTCCATACGACCGATACGCACACTGGCCAGCCGAAGAGCACGCGGCTGCAGTCCGTGACGCACCAGGGCGACCTCGAGGACTTTTTGAATACGGCTGCGCTTGCCGATGCCGACTTTACCGCTGAGCGCCGCAACGACGTGCAGGTGATCAAGACGACGGAcgactcgcgcacgcgccacaACCCCTATCTGCTCACGTCGCAGCAAGAGGCCAAGGTCCTGGCGTCGCACAAGGAGAAccgcgaccgcctgcgtgtgccgcgccgcccgccgtgGGACGTGAacacgacgccggcgcagctcgagcgcgctgaGAAGGACGCGTTCCTCGATTGGCGCCGtggcctcgccgagctccaggAGGGCGTCGGGCTGGTCCTGACGCCGTTCGAGCGCAATATTGAGGTCTGGCGCCAGCTGTGGCgtgtcgtcgagcgcagccaGCTCCTGGTGCAGAttgtcgacgcgcgcaacCCGCTGCGTTTTCGGTGCGAGGACCTGGAGAAGTACGTCGAGGCGATTCCCGCGAATCCGAGCgagatgcgcgccgccaccgaGACGCCCGACTTTCACGGGCCGCGCAAGACGCTGCTGCTAGTGAACAAGGCAGATCTCCTTACCGAGGGCCAGCGCAGGCAGTGGGCGCAGTACTTTGACGAGCAGGGTGTCACGTTTGCCTTTTTCAGTGCGGCGGACGAGACCGcgaagcagctcgccaaggcaCAACGTGAGGCGCAGTTTaaggcggccgaggaagAGGCGAAGCACAAAGAAGAGATGGctgaggacgacgaggacgaggtgcatgacgaggatgacgacgacgcgcacgacgacgcgcacaGTGCGCACGATGCACAAGAAGCACACGACGAGCAGTGGGAAGACGAGGCAGAAGGAGCCGCCGACGAAATGCATACCCTGTCGatcggcgcacgcgaccCTTCGCGTATCCTCAacgtcctcgagctcgaagAGCTCTTTACGCACGTCGCTCCGGATCTGAACCTCTTTGCCCGCGATCCGGACTCGGAGAACCCCGGCGTACCCGAGAAGCTCACCGTGGGTCTGGTCGGCTACCCCAACGTGGGTAAGTCATCCACGATCaacgcgctgctcggcgagaaaAAGGTGTCGGTCAGTTCGACGCCAGGCAAGACGAAACACTTCCAGACGATCCATCTGTCGCCCACGACGATCTTGTGTGACTGCCCTGGTCTCGTCTTTCCCCAGTTTACGACGACGCCCGCGGACCTCGTCTGCGACGGTATTCTCCCCATCGACCAGATGCGCGAGTACaccgcgcctgccgagctTGTTGCGCAGCGTATTCCCAAAGATatcctcgaggccgtgtACAACATTTCGATCCCCATGCTTAGTGTCGAGGAGGGCGGCAAAGGCGTGCCGACCGGCCTTGAGATCCTCTCGGCCTATGCCGTGGCGCGTGGCTTTGTGCGCCAGGGCCAAGGCAACCCCGACGAgtcgcgtgccgcgcgctaCATCTTGAAGGACTACAACAATGCGCGCCTCTTGTTTGCGCATCCCCCTCCGGGCGTCGACGCAGACAAGTTCAacgccgagtcgcgcgaTCGCATCCGCGAGCAGTACGCGAaccgccgcatcgccgcgccgatggACCTGCCTTCGGACCCTCGGCAGCGCCCGGtcaccgcgccgctgtCCAAGTCGGGCTCGGTCGACAACTCCTTCTTTGGCCCGGGACCGATGCCGGGCATGCAGCAGAccggacgccgccgcgcgccgcagacgGTGCGTATCGGCGCGGACGGCAAGCCTGTCGCCGAGGGACTCCGCGGCAGCTCCAAAAAGCACAACAAGGGCAACAagcgcgccaagcagcGCTCGGGTGCCGGATTTGCATAGAAACGAGCCAATTTG from Malassezia japonica chromosome 1, complete sequence includes the following:
- the UTP25 gene encoding rRNA-binding ribosome biosynthesis protein utp25 (EggNog:ENOG503NWH6; BUSCO:EOG09261XZ6; COG:K), which translates into the protein MGDNTAHVRLLTLLNVSAAHPREADKTATGSAKRVRLSSAPAQPRAAVAKDEAPAAETPAAEDVQDAASDDEETSADKDAFHTHFGPESRDLDGVDTRDLRWSAPEPIDVLGGATIVRAQKKSDAVGHPHARIWKAYKEKYAKVAPKHTDLVKLLGTYVDLWDAHVALDTHDDLRTVLAMHAMSHVARTRQRVLKDNERLAKAAAAAKANEDDDELPELRDQGFTRPKVLLLTPFRNTAKEWVERMIQLSACEQIEQKSRFQSEFSLPPNVVDKLADERTADRYPADHRKTFRGNIDDNFKLGVKLTRKTLKLYSAFFESDVIVASPLGLRLLIEKERDADYLSSIEMLLVDQMDVMLMQNWDHVKFVFEHLNAIPKQAHDTDFSRVKPWYLDGQAKNLRQTVLLSSFDAPEFRAAFHQLQNVAGRVRTQSVVTEEDAAIAQVAPGIRQIFTRFDCANAQGDADARLQVFLTKTLSHLQRSAISATHTMIVVPSYFDFVRLEDHFRKQSDLSYTTLSEYSTNKEISRAREAFFSGKKAFLLLTERFHFYRRYLIRGAHTIVFYAPPEHAEYYPELVNAPLTPRKETDEVPDAAEITVHTLYSKYDLLRLERLLGTAQARRMVTDARSAWRFT
- a CDS encoding uncharacterized protein (EggNog:ENOG503NVEZ; COG:S), whose translation is MPLPVSKNRVGLGHAIFNRRAKEAKQRNSSEFHTTDTHTGQPKSTRLQSVTHQGDLEDFLNTAALADADFTAERRNDVQVIKTTDDSRTRHNPYLLTSQQEAKVLASHKENRDRLRVPRRPPWDVNTTPAQLERAEKDAFLDWRRGLAELQEGVGLVLTPFERNIEVWRQLWRVVERSQLLVQIVDARNPLRFRCEDLEKYVEAIPANPSEMRAATETPDFHGPRKTLLLVNKADLLTEGQRRQWAQYFDEQGVTFAFFSAADETAKQLAKAQREAQFKAAEEEAKHKEEMAEDDEDEVHDEDDDDAHDDAHSAHDAQEAHDEQWEDEAEGAADEMHTLSIGARDPSRILNVLELEELFTHVAPDLNLFARDPDSENPGVPEKLTVGLVGYPNVGKSSTINALLGEKKVSVSSTPGKTKHFQTIHLSPTTILCDCPGLVFPQFTTTPADLVCDGILPIDQMREYTAPAELVAQRIPKDILEAVYNISIPMLSVEEGGKGVPTGLEILSAYAVARGFVRQGQGNPDESRAARYILKDYNNARLLFAHPPPGVDADKFNAESRDRIREQYANRRIAAPMDLPSDPRQRPVTAPLSKSGSVDNSFFGPGPMPGMQQTGRRRAPQTVRIGADGKPVAEGLRGSSKKHNKGNKRAKQRSGRKTSKASYADLAELDRAEIGAAQSQARLPPLRDAPRLLACHDFQGGYSEDPQTQGYSFEHWAYADVYVYFSHQRVSLPPAEYVHAAHRHGTRILGTLIFEWDEARADLRRLLDGSKPQRSKFREPLSFEYADKLIALAAANGIDGFLVNIEVALNLQGLSNVYLNKLDAMHNAGRLRRWVEYLRTEGEKHIKEWHVVWYDSVTYPHGHLAWQDAMTPANAPFFRAAHGGFTNYTWTGPEFDPTKLHPALVASAAMADANQYKRADVYTGIDVFGRNCHGGHDTWKALELIGPRRAYPAAERSLGLSVALFAPGWTWESNAPGPTRSWADWWEDDCRFWLVGPHAVARHFDARPVLFNGLFRTNFALGTGIGWYVRGELAFEGPWSDASVSAPKPDLAWPTVQYVCTPSGEKARCTVTSSFAKVAWSGTGALQLDVPAGSWHIPLLALEVPETCAGSATMRLSVHGAAASPCILRPHAASPKSTSTKGPHGWTQYAAQITLVPGTVHVGVAIEVQEACSVLVGQLDVDQTPMDDVYEALWSDRETLTWPAFAPEGYEIFAVSESPAWLGTVPSSVVHIPPALAADHLLEIRRIGAWPEEPVAYS